The Liolophura sinensis isolate JHLJ2023 chromosome 6, CUHK_Ljap_v2, whole genome shotgun sequence genomic sequence GGCTTCACCAGGAAGTCTGGTAGACGAGCAGCCAGGTTTAGTCGACCATTTCTGTGGGTGTATTCAGGTAACGGAAGAACCCGCATCAAGTCCTCAAAGCGAGAAGGCAACAATTCGCTAAAGTCATCCCCAGGTGGCCAGTCCTTCAGCTTCAACAACGATGGCTCACCACGATTGTCTTTGACCCGTTCTGCACAGCAAAATGGGAACCTCAGTGTTTAGTCAAAACATAATTATATCTTCCAAAAACTTACATGAGCATAATGTTGCTAAAGGAATTTACTCTGAAAATAATGAGGATCTGATATAACAAGCTATTAAGACATTTCACAAGACACCCACTCTAATGAGAACACCAAAAGAACTTGTTGTGCTGTAGTTTTGACTACATGTTATTTGTTCATTGCAGTTCACAAAAAGATTGTGGTGGTATGTTCAACATATACCTTCATGCATATATCATGTTTTTATGTCCAACTGATACTTACTTCCAAGATATTCAAATCCATCCCAGAAATCTCTCATTTTATGGCCAACAAGAACAAGTCCAGTTCGTGTGTTCACCAAGTCATTCTCCAGTGGACCAAATTCCTTGGAAAATGCTTCTGGTCTCCAGAGCTTCTTGTTGATCAATTTGTCTACACCAGACACCAACACAGGTTGACCTCTCTTCCACTGCTCCTGGAAAATCTTGAAGTTGCCTTTGTGCTGGGGATCATGCAGACGCAGAAGGCGGCCATCACATAACCAGGAGTGGGGCACATCAGGGTACTTCACACTCGTTTCTGTCAAGTTCTGGACAGGGATTGGGGCATGGCTTACAATGCACGGTCTCAACTTTGGAATATAATTTGTCAATTTCAATGTTGTGTTTTCACCACTATCCTTTGGCAAGCTCTTTTCAACAACAGACTGAATAATATCATCAAGCGTACTGGTGAAAACCTTGGACTTCTTTTTGTTATCTCCACCAGTTTTCATCTTGCCTGCATTTTTTGTGAGAAGTTCCCTCAAAGTAGAGCAACCCGCAGGGTTCTTCTTGTCATCGGCACTGCCATCGGTTATGGGTGTGAACTGCTTGGTATCTCCATCCCCAAGCCTCTTGTTGTTCTCAATGTCCATAGAGGCGACATCCGCTAGGAGGTTCAGTGGAGAAGGGGTGTCTGGGTTATAGCTAGTGAGTGAGGGTACAGAGGATTTCACATTCCCATTTAGAGCAGCGTTGTTCGTGTTGAAACCCTCCAAATACGGATCAGCAGACTTCTTGGAACGTTTTCCAGGACGGTTCTCCCCCAAACCATTCATCAGACATTTCTTCTCAGAGCCAGAAACCTACAAGATGAATTCAACATTAAACCAATAGCAAAGAGCTTAAATCCCAAGCGGCTAGTTTACAAGAGGCTAATTTGACCTATGGTACACAAATTGTTACGCAAAAGATGGTTCTTCCATTCCATCAAAAGTATCTATCACTACGAGCCGTACAACCACAGATTCATGATCTGACAGAACTCAAAAACCATTTTTGTAACAGGCACTACAAAGAGCTTTGTAGTGCTGGACTATTACTACAGATACATGATCTGACAGAACTCACCAGTCCATTCTTGGGTTTATGGTCCTTACTTCTTCCACATGGACAATCTGAGGAGATGTTCCACTTGACTCTGATGTCATGTATCAACTCTCCCAGTTCCCACAGTGCTGAAACAACAAAGAGGCCATAAAGGATGAGCTGGAATCATAGTTGGAAACAAATACTGTGCCAGGtacaaacattcaaaataaaaaagtttctATTGCCAGATGAGTTACTAAAAGTCTTCTTGAAATAATCCAAAACTGCATCATGGTTTGCATGGgattatgaaaaaaacattgaaatggTTAATGGTTAATCTGTATGTTATGTTGACTCTATAGTCATACACACGGACAGTGGTGAGAACACTCCATCGTGGGCAACCAAAAAAGGAGAGAGATTTTCCCACTAAGGACCACTGGTCTCCCAACTTCACAAGGAGTGGTATCTTAAGCACACAGACGAATGTTTGACAGCTTACTGGATCCAGCCATATAAACTCCACACCaaaaaaatatctaaaacaCTACTGACACATAAACTCGGAAACGTTCCAAGTTTTATTCAACTCCACTTGCAGACACATCTTTTGACAACGCTACTTCATACCTGAAATCATCAGTCGACAACTCCTTTTCAGGCTACAATGACAACCCACCTGAGGCTTCTTCATCAAACTTGTTGATGGAGATATATGATAGTGTCTGGACAGAACTTACCACTACAGGGTATTATCTGGGTCAGCATGAGCTTCTCTGGTTCATGGGGCTGTCGGTTAGCACTACATCTCAACCAGTTGTGCTTGGCATCCATGAAGGCAGCCTCTGTGAAAACAGAACACAAATTGCTACCAGAGGGATATGTACATCTTCATCGTGAACCAATATCCAGTTACACTTAAGACATCATAAAACATGTGTCTAAATGTTCATTAGCACACATTCAGCGATATACCCCAAGGGCATTCATACATAAAATCCTGCAACAGCAGCAATGGCAAAGGCAATCCCCTTCTGAAGTTAACTGAAATACACGAAAGCAAGTTCATTCAATCATGGGTGATATCTAGGGTCAAACCTCTTCTTCATAAGATAGCTAAAATGTTCCCAAAATAATACCATGAAGTTatcattaaatttgttttagaaGGAATTCAAGGTCAACCCAAACACAGCATAACATACATGCTTTTAGGAAAAGGCATGCTAAATACACAATTCATGAACAAAATGCAGCACACCACATCCGTCAGTGAGAAGTTGAGACAATAGGCCTACCTTCATCAGTGTCCTTCTGCATGCGAACCTTGAAGCAGTCCAGGCAGACAACAAAGCCACACTTCTGGCAGACCCAGTGGATGTTAAACAATGTTGTGTCGCAGGCATCGCACATTTCACGTACCCCAGTTACAGCTCGTTTCCAAGTGATTTTGGCTGAAAACATAAAGCATAGATGTCACATTATATATGTCAAAATATCATActttatgtaaatttgtatattttaccaTGCCTTACTGGACAAAGCCAAGGAATGCCTTTAAAAGAACTCTTTTTGAAAACATCCAACTTACCCATTGCAATGCTTTGCAACATTCTCCGTGCCTTCTTGGCGCATTCCAAAGTCAGGTCAATATTCAAATTCCAAATTTGACACGTCATAAAGCTACAATGTTGTATCTACTTACGCTCATCTCCAGCCCAGGCTCGCGCTTCCTTTTCCTGCTCAACCAGCTCACAGAACTTATCTCCAACCTTTGCAATTATATATTTGGCAGTCTCAATATCCAGAAGAGGCTCCATCActgagaaacagaaaaaaaaaaaaaagtccaacaGAATTTTAGCAGGTTAATGCTAACCACCAAGAAGACTTCAATATAGAATGACGGcatttttttaagaatgtttgATAATTAATTTACCTGGTACTTTGGGAATCCATGGTCTGATGTCATCTGGTTCAGCATCTGCCAGTTCTGAGAAGCCAGCAATAGCCAAGTAGCCTTTAGGGCTGTAACGCAGTCTTCTGAAGGCGTAAAAGCGACAGAAGATGTTGGGTAGTTTCTTGCTGCGTTGAGAAGGTGTCATTTTGCATTCTCGGCACTTCATAAGCTTGGGGGTGACCTCACTGCAGGAGCCATCTTGTAGAAAAGGCTCACAGGTCTTCTTCAGAATAGTCACTGAGGACTTTACAAGAGGTCGattgaaattttctgaaatcacaaaacaccaaacactAATAGCAAATGGTAGACAGCTGTTaaacagttttctttcttttgtgtcAGTTAATGACTTTCAATAATATAAGACAATTCGCTTACCTATGCTTTTGTCTAAATCTTCATGCGGAATTTCTTTGTTCTTCCTTTTCCTCTTCTTTTCTCTCTTTTCACTGCTGTCACTTAATTTATCAGTCTCCATATTTTCAGATTTACAAGCCCCCATTGCCTCTGGATCCTTTGAAGAGCTGCTAATCTTAGCCATCTCCTTCAAATGTTCCTGAAGAATTTTCTTGGTGGACTCTTGAAGCTGATCCCGTGGTTTCTCATCTTCATGGTTCTCCATGGCATAATCTTCTGCTTCCCTTGACTGCAGTGAGATGAAAATCAGGATCAGTTGAAAATCTTACATGGATGAGAAGCAGTGTGAATCTGGAGATTCCAAGATCCAAGAATAAGGTAGCAGGGTAGTACAGAAGGACAAAGGGTTGAGCTGGACTGTGCACATGAAAGTCAGTGGTAAGGAGCAGAGAAACAAGTGGACAACCAAACTCCCAAGTGTGAAGCAGATTAAACAAAGCAGTTAGTGAGAAAGATCCAGGAATAGCTTCATCATCTAGTGATGTCTAACCTTAGCTTTATGCCTCTCCTTGCTGCCATCCTCACTCTGTTCTTTCTTCACTTGGACTATTTTTTTCTTGCTGCCTGCAGTCCCACCCTCAGCATTTTCAATCTTGGACTTTTTTGCACTGTTGTTCCTTTTTCGTCTCCTGTTTTTTGCTCTCTTAAGTGGATTACCCTCCATACCCTGctaaaaatagaaaacaaatgtCAACTCCTCCGGTGTATTCCTTGttatgtcatacatacatacctgtcaCACCTCTAGCAAATAAGGGTATATAAATCATACATCCAGCAATAGCATTCAGATGCCTGTGCCCATTTCATGCTTTAATAAATACCACACAAGAGAGACAACAAATTCCCAATGTTAGTTTGAGGTACAAATCAAGCACACTAGTGCATGTCTGACTTACCTGGCATTCCGTTTCTGAGGCAGAACTGGTGGATTCCTCATCTTCACGGCCACCTTCTGAAACACTTCCATTAGGCAGCTGCAGAGATGTGATGGGTGTCACTCTGCCACCCTCCTTTTTTGGAGAAATGTAGGAACAGTTCACAAAACACTGCTTCACCATTTCTGGTTTGCTGTCCTCTGTGGAGGCTGAGGGGGATGACGATGGGGAAGAAGAGGGCTCTAGCTTCACCTCTTTCTTGTCCTCATCAGAATGCCTTTGGAGCCAGGCTTTCTTCAGCTTGGTATGGTTGCCTGACTTGTGAGGTGAGGTAGTCCGGGACTGAGGTGGAGGACTTGGGGCACTCAAAGTGTCACTGTCTGTGTCAATCCCTCCATTAGCCACCCTATTGATGGTATCCATAATAGAAGAACACGAGTTAGAATTGGTGTTTACTAGGTTTACTGGTGATGGGCAAGACACTGGTTTGGGGTCACTGGTCAAAGGGTAGCTCTGTGGTTGTGATGAATATTTTTGATATGATGGCTGCTGTACACCATGGGATGGGGCAAATTGCTTGTGAACATGCTGATGTGGAAGGATCTGTGACTTGGACTGCTGATGAGCAGATGGTTGCAAACTCCCCTTAGGATTGGCCTGGAGCTGTTGTTGTAAAGTATGATGAATCTGTTGGCGAGATTGTTGCTTTTGTGAAGCTCCAGCTTCCTGCTGACCCTCATGAGCAACTTTAGCTTTGAGCTTTGCTTTATTTTTACTGTTCTCCTGATCCTGGAAAAATGCAATCTGCACAGTGTTTTCCACAAAGGAACGAAAACTGTCCATGTAACAGGAAGGTTTGGTGATACATGTGGGCGAGGTGGTTGAAGCTACTGTCGTTGATGTTGTAGAGTTTGTGTTTGAGGTTGTGAGCACGGACGTCCCTGAAGTGATGGGTGAAGATCCGGGGTGGTGTGGTGGACTGACATGAACGTTTCCCCCGGTGACTTTGTGCGGGTTTGGGCTGTACAGTGAAGAACTCTGTGAGGTGACTGAATGGGAATGAGAAAGACCTTCTGTAAACTCACTGCCAACTCTGTGCTTCTTCCTGTTTGAACCTTCCTTACCAGACTTGCGCTTGCTGCTACCCACAGCACCTGCTCCCATGCCACTGAAGCTGTGCCCAGTTGGACTTTTGTCAACTGCATTCTGAGCCTGTGAGtcacttacttttgttgcattGACAGCAACACTTTGACTGTAGATGGGGTTTGGCACAAGTCCTTGCTGTATTAGGGAATATGTATAAGCTGGGTGTGATGAGGATGTGGACACGGATACTGAAGGATGAGCTGGGGGGGATGCCACAACAGGTACATGGTTAGGATTGGACGTAATTGTTCCAGCTGCTGATGATCCAACTATCTGTGAATGACTTTGCATGGCCTTTGGATATTCCAATGGTCTAATCACCGCTGCCGAGAGCTGCTGTGGACTGGCAACATGGAGAGGACTTTGGGCACGGGATGAAGCTGACTTTTCGGCAGCCCTAAAGGCAGATGCATGTGACGGCATCCCTGACACGGGAGAGATCATTGGATGTGACTGAAGATGATGTGCTAGGGTAGACGACGATGGACTAGAGTGGGTAGATGAGGATGAGGAGGGCCTGTCAGGCTGCCGATCAGGAAGGGCTCCTGGTGCCGTTGGTGGACGAGAGGATCCTGAAATCACTGGGGAACTTTGGTGATAGTGAGAGGAGTGAGGGCTCCCTGACTTGCCTCCCTCTCTTGACCGGTTGTCCACTATCACCGTACTGTGCACCTTCCCTGGGTCCTTTATTAAAGGGGGAGGAGAACTTTTGTTACCCTTCTTACTGGCATTCAACGGTGTTGTAGAACGGCCATCACTACCTTGAGCATGTTGGTCATAAGCTGAACGATTTCGCTCATCTTTAACACTTGAACTCCCTTCCCTTTCTGCAACCCGAAGTCCATGTAAGTGCAGTTTATCACTAGGGATGTAGGAGTGTTGGAATGGTTGATATCCATAAAGATTAAAATTTGGCTCTGGCTTCACACTTTGTGGGTTAGAAGCAGACGAGGTGCTGGTTGTAGAAGTTGGAGACACATACATATTGTTTCTGTAGGAATATGGATAAGGTGCATACAAGTGCGCACTTTTACTATCCTGATTACTTGTCGTAGTCACTGTGCTCTTGGAATGGGCCTCTGGTGGCTTCTGGGGCTGGTATTTATCTTCTGTGATCAGTGCTTTCTGTTGAGTTTCATGAATATACCGCTGATGCCTTAGAAGTTTCTCCTGCTCTAATGCTAATAAGCGCTTCTCTTCTGTTTGTCTCAATATCAGTTCTTGATGTTTGTCCATGAATTTCACTCTGGGAGCATGTGGGGAAAATGCCGTTCTCTCCTGTGGTGAATATGAGCCCTGATCATGTGGGGAGTATGAATGATGACGGTACTCCTTTTCTCTTGACTCTCGTTCACTGGCCTAGTAAGAACAGAAACATGAACAAACATAAGTCAAAAgcaataaacatttacaaaaactAACTGGCGGCAGTTCTGGTACAAGCAAGACCATTGGTACATGACTGACAGACCTGTTTACCTGTTTTACTCTCTCCTCCAttatttttctgtctttgtgGTCCCCAGATTTCAAGTCAAAAGACTGGCCGGAGTGGGCTGGTGGGGGTTGGCTATGGGCTGAGGGTACTTCACTAACACCTTTCCCTGTTCCCAAGGTTATTGACGGCCAAACACCAGTTGCTGCAGCCTACAAGGAAATCAAGTCTCAGATCTGTCACAGGAACCAACAACTTCTGGattcttgtttcattttcagAGAGTTAACACTGGATCATGACTTCTTGCTTCTTAATTATATGTTCAGATAACATGCCTTACAGTAAGACATAACAGCAGAAGTTCATTatctagaagtatgcaacttccatATAGCTAGTCTACATGGCATAGTACATATGTTacatcatctgtagaagctcaTGCCACCTGCTGGAGAAATATaccaacctcttgggtggaaattgtgaactgaatcatgggaaatctaatgtaaacggctcctacaagaactggccacaccttgaacCTGAAACTCCTCatttaaaaactacaatttcGCTGATCATTGTTGGTATGCAGTTAAGAGCCCATTAACTatgtttatatttccaagcaactctaaaacaattactatcaaagacaatgttgtccttttacaaaattttctgtttttaaagtttatttcaacacaaaagCGTTCTGCACATTtttcccaccatgcatcagccaTTCTTCCAACATTTGCTGTgcaacagagagaaaaaaaaacatgactgtgCAGATACGTCAGATAATGTGTTAAAGATTGAAGAGTGTAAAATGCCGTGGAGATTAACTAAAGGGAAGTTGCTTAcctctaggtaatggacttctgataatAGATATTTGAAATTCCTGTGTATGTCTGTAGGTTATTCAACTGGTTTACGAccttttttaataaataaagctTATTCTGCTTATTTTCCCATGAGAATCAACCTAGAAAATTGCAGAACCCAAAAAACCTGTTTTTCAACAAGGACTACTTTTACATGCAGACACCAATGAACTTCAGGTAAATCTGGTGTAATACTATAACAACATGTAGGTCAGCCGGCTTGAAATCTTCAACTGGTTCCGTTCATAATTTTAATTCTTATGCGTAAGTTTATGCAAGCAAAAAGGCCTCAATACAGCAAGGTACGGTATGTTCACACAGCATCAGTTTTTATTAAGGATTATCACTGTGCCTCAAAATACACCCCAAACGAGGCTGGCTAATTGAAACCTCTCGTGCAGAGCTATTACTGTTGAAAACAATGTACAGTTCACGCTTGCTCACCTTTTGCTTGGCCAGTCGCAAGGACTCAGTGAAATGTTGATTGACAGCCACTGCAGCCTCTACTGACTCAGTGAGGATCCTCTGCTCCTGCCGCTGCTCTCGTTCTCTCTCCTGTCTGCACCTTTCCTGCTTCTCACGCTCACGGTCCTGTCGTTCTTTCTCCGCCCTTTCCCTTTCTGCCCTTTCTCTATCTGCTCGTTCACGTTCTGCTTTCTCCCTTTCTAATCTTTCACTGTGAACAATAATCATTATTGGAGTAAAGGTCTATGAAAACGGTTATTCTTTTAAAATCAGCTATGAATTCTCAAAGATTCTAACATGGTAAATGGTACTATTCATCCTGATTTGAAATAAATACCTATGCAGTATACTAAATTTCCCACAGATAAAATTCAGAAGAGATAAATAACCCCAAAAATCTTTTCAAATTCACAAAGGCTTCATGCAATGTAGGTCACTGAATGTATTCCAAACAGTTCAGGAAAGAATTTAGATCTTAGCAGAAAAGACCAAAAGCATTTGTTAACTTTCGTcttaatcatatacatatacacagggACATTTCGCACTATAGGACaatatacacaggtacatgtacttgtgagtaCACAAATCTTTGTAtcttaatcatatacatgtgtacacagacattTCGCACTAGAcgataatatacacatgtacatgtacttgtgagtaCACAAATCTTTGTAtcttaatcatatacatgtgtacacagacattTCGCACTAGAcgataatatacacatgtacttgtacttgtGAATACACAAATCTTTGCAtcttaatcatatacatgtgtacacagacattTCGCACTAGTggataatatacacatgtacttgtacttgtGAATACACAAATCTTTGCAtcttaatcatatacatgtgtacacagacattTCGCACTAGAggataatatacacatgtacttgtacttgtGAGTACACAAATCTTTGTAtcttaatcatatacatgtgtacacagacattTCGCACTAGAggataatatacacatgtacatgtacttgtgagtaCACAAATCTTTGCAtcttaatcatatacatgtgtacacagacattTCGCACTAGAggataatatacacatgtacatgtacttgtgagtaCACGAATCTTTGTAtcttaatcatatacatgtgtacacagacattTCGCACTAGAggataatatacacatgtacatgtacttgtgagtaCACAAATCTTTGTAtcttaatcatatacatgtgtacacagataTTTCGCACTAGAcgataatatacacatgtacatgtacttgtgaataCACAAATCTTTGCAtcttaatcatatacatgtgtacacagacattTCGCACTAGAcgataatatacacatgtacttgtacttgtGAGTACACAAATATTTGCAtcttaatcatatacatgtatacacagacatTTCGCACTAGAcgataatatacacatgtacttgtgagtACACAAATCTTTGCAtcttaatcatatacatgtgtacacagacattTCGCACTAGAcgataatatacacatgtacttgtacttgtGAGTACACAAATCTTTGCAtcttaatcatatacatgtgtacacagacattTCGCACTAGAcgataatatacacatgtacttgtacttgtGAGTACACAAATTTTTGTATCTTAAtcatatacatacgtacatggaCATTTCGCACTAGAggataatatacacatgtacatgtacttgtgagtaCACAAATCTTTGCAtcttaatcatatacatgtgtacacagacattTCGCACTAGAggataatatacacatgtacatgtacttgtgagtaCACAAATTTTTGTATCTtaatcatatacatatgtacatggacATTTCGCACTAGAcgataatatacacatgtacatgtacttgtgagtaCACAAATTTTTGTATCTTAAtcatatacatacgtacatggaCATTTAGCACTAGAcgataatatacacatgtacatgtacttgtgagtaCACAAATCTTTGCAtcttaatcatatacatgtgtacacagacattTCGCACTAGAcgataatatacacatgtacttgtacttgtGAGTACACAAATCTTTGCAtcttaatcatatacatgtgtacacagacattTCGCACTAGAcgataatatacacatgtacatgtacttgtgagtaCACAAATCTTTGTATCTtaatcatatacatatgtacatggacATTTCGCACTAGAggataatatacacatgtacatgtacttgtgagtaCACAAATTTTTGTATCTTAAtcatatacatacgtacatggaCATTTAGCACTAGAggataatatacacatgtacatgtacttgtgagtaCACAAATCTTTGCAtcttaatcatatacatgtgtacacagacattTCGCACTAGAggataatatacacatgtacatgtacttgtgagtaCACAAATCTTTGCAtcttaatcatatacatgtgtacacagacattTCGCACTAGAggataatatacacatgtatatgtacttgtgaGTACACAAATTTTTGTATCTTAAtcatatacatacgtacatggaCATTTCGCACTAGAGGACAATATACACAggtacaaatataataaattgtGTGTTTTCCAGAACCATTAATCACAAATGAAGAATCTCGGTACactgcatgtataaatgtagCTTTCAACTGACATGGTTCTGTTCTTCATATGTTCATGTAGTTATGTTTTAGTTATTCATCGGATTGGGGCATTGGGCCATCCTCAAgaagtaaatgtttaaattagcTTTTGCTGAGATTATTTGAGTTTGTCATCTACAGTATAGGGATACTTTGTTCATGTACCATACTGAAACCATTCACACATATGAATGTTATTCAATATTCAaatgtatctgtacatgtaatttatatatacagcacTGACAGAGTTTTATGTGGAAAATTAAAGCATGTCGATTAgctgatatttacattttacaaattacaacaaaaaaagTTACAATCCCAAGAGCAACATGTAACAAGTATATGTAATTTAAAATGAATTACTAAAAAGAATGTGATGAAAATTattcaataaatacatgaatgagCATGTATTAGTTTTACTAGACTAGAACTGTTTATTAACCCATAAAATCGAGGTACACATCACAGAGATGTGTTGATAGAAGTGAGTCTAAGTCTGGTCCATACAGAGAGCTATAATAATGGTAACTGAAagtcaaagtacatgtatgtcatgtgacATTCACCATCTGacacataatgtacatattcaCCATAGGCtcctgtgtatgtgtgtggggGGGGAGCAAATGGGTCATGCTAGAGAAGAAAGTGGGCAATGTGCTGGGCAATGTGCTGGGCAATGCGTTAGCAAGGACCTTGCATGTTACTGACTGTACATAATGTATGTAGACCTTCAGTGCAAAACTGGCCTGTCCCTACCTTATGTAGCAGACAGAACTGGATGGATAACATGCAAGTCAGCACAACCACTTACAGGGTGTAAACAGGCAGCTGGAAAAGCTGATAAGAAGTCTgtcctaaatacatgtagttaagagATATCAGAGTGAATCCTAGGAGTGTCCTGGTATATATTAACCTTGTAATGCCCTATACAGACACATGCCTTCTGTAAACCACAAGGAAAACCACACAG encodes the following:
- the LOC135468326 gene encoding probable JmjC domain-containing histone demethylation protein 2C isoform X3, with the protein product MHESEVRSAYTPGNILIQPVRSRVVDTPLYRIVTEILVHLYCVFPLISPGTRVGERLVDSILRGVDVGITPRRRPRNSNKEKTPQTYNSTGHYTRQTKAQSPSRAAPPPSRSSITRKSRQRHVSGSSNTDSEKEKVPESAQAKSVAKKERKRKPKEDSEADSEPPSEITVKKNKLSDKRTSAKPVLQESVKERPKPPKARSENFPECRTRDSSLRKQQKDLSRKNRTSGEANVLPVDKNPCASPKEEPRVPPIESPVSPLESKPTEISGKTKSQALEGAASKSIKNIKGNLCVDSETKRKVSGVSGSSGRRTPVHAVAKPKPTSASPVQSEKKVPSSSPPDRPAITENVKKELVKKDVSESSSVESEDMHYKKLHLLARESSKEKPPQSSLSANIDLTRSVTDQLSKLAKSEVQQQSTTSTVNSTDTDTRTSRTATGLVSEPHRNHNRSADYLREGPGRPGETRPCAPQAHVVTSMPNASSTQALEERPASSSSSQERPVSRHSDEKRPGSQFDDLRVVKNSPASSPLIIDRNEPVNPYRDPELMRKNPVHSMLGVPKPIGSSSYPNVHTPIPGPPGTLPVSTTLPNHPLSRTLLPLQYSPQLPALGLPHLSLPRAAAVAQLDPIAAREISSLAQQQQQLALQYQSQHLLQIPSYPATLPGNLTNTQLELLWQQQHPTVPVPPPWMLSKYQDDLIRGTLIREREISEERDRERRIERDRREREIERERLEREKAERERADRERAERERAEKERQDREREKQERCRQEREREQRQEQRILTESVEAAVAVNQHFTESLRLAKQKAAATGVWPSITLGTGKGVSEVPSAHSQPPPAHSGQSFDLKSGDHKDRKIMEERVKQASERESREKEYRHHSYSPHDQGSYSPQERTAFSPHAPRVKFMDKHQELILRQTEEKRLLALEQEKLLRHQRYIHETQQKALITEDKYQPQKPPEAHSKSTVTTTSNQDSKSAHLYAPYPYSYRNNMYVSPTSTTSTSSASNPQSVKPEPNFNLYGYQPFQHSYIPSDKLHLHGLRVAEREGSSSVKDERNRSAYDQHAQGSDGRSTTPLNASKKGNKSSPPPLIKDPGKVHSTVIVDNRSREGGKSGSPHSSHYHQSSPVISGSSRPPTAPGALPDRQPDRPSSSSSTHSSPSSSTLAHHLQSHPMISPVSGMPSHASAFRAAEKSASSRAQSPLHVASPQQLSAAVIRPLEYPKAMQSHSQIVGSSAAGTITSNPNHVPVVASPPAHPSVSVSTSSSHPAYTYSLIQQGLVPNPIYSQSVAVNATKVSDSQAQNAVDKSPTGHSFSGMGAGAVGSSKRKSGKEGSNRKKHRVGSEFTEGLSHSHSVTSQSSSLYSPNPHKVTGGNVHVSPPHHPGSSPITSGTSVLTTSNTNSTTSTTVASTTSPTCITKPSCYMDSFRSFVENTVQIAFFQDQENSKNKAKLKAKVAHEGQQEAGASQKQQSRQQIHHTLQQQLQANPKGSLQPSAHQQSKSQILPHQHVHKQFAPSHGVQQPSYQKYSSQPQSYPLTSDPKPVSCPSPVNLVNTNSNSCSSIMDTINRVANGGIDTDSDTLSAPSPPPQSRTTSPHKSGNHTKLKKAWLQRHSDEDKKEVKLEPSSSPSSSPSASTEDSKPEMVKQCFVNCSYISPKKEGGRVTPITSLQLPNGSVSEGGREDEESTSSASETECQQGMEGNPLKRAKNRRRKRNNSAKKSKIENAEGGTAGSKKKIVQVKKEQSEDGSKERHKAKSREAEDYAMENHEDEKPRDQLQESTKKILQEHLKEMAKISSSSKDPEAMGACKSENMETDKLSDSSEKREKKRKRKNKEIPHEDLDKSIENFNRPLVKSSVTILKKTCEPFLQDGSCSEVTPKLMKCRECKMTPSQRSKKLPNIFCRFYAFRRLRYSPKGYLAIAGFSELADAEPDDIRPWIPKVPVMEPLLDIETAKYIIAKVGDKFCELVEQEKEARAWAGDEPKITWKRAVTGVREMCDACDTTLFNIHWVCQKCGFVVCLDCFKVRMQKDTDEEAAFMDAKHNWLRCSANRQPHEPEKLMLTQIIPCSALWELGELIHDIRVKWNISSDCPCGRSKDHKPKNGLVSGSEKKCLMNGLGENRPGKRSKKSADPYLEGFNTNNAALNGNVKSSVPSLTSYNPDTPSPLNLLADVASMDIENNKRLGDGDTKQFTPITDGSADDKKNPAGCSTLRELLTKNAGKMKTGGDNKKKSKVFTSTLDDIIQSVVEKSLPKDSGENTTLKLTNYIPKLRPCIVSHAPIPVQNLTETSVKYPDVPHSWLCDGRLLRLHDPQHKGNFKIFQEQWKRGQPVLVSGVDKLINKKLWRPEAFSKEFGPLENDLVNTRTGLVLVGHKMRDFWDGFEYLGKRVKDNRGEPSLLKLKDWPPGDDFSELLPSRFEDLMRVLPLPEYTHRNGRLNLAARLPDFLVKPDLGPKMYNAYGSASHPTEGTTNLHLDVSDAVNCMMYVGIPGDGPGGRVVHEAAALKSIDDAGCDEITKRRVREVNEVPGALWHIFDARDADKMRDFLNKVGKETGEKIEPHHDPIHDQSWYLDETLRKRLYKEYGVEGYTIIQCMGDAVFIPAGAPHQVRNLHSCIKVAEDFVSPEHLNHCFRLTQEFRHLSDTHSNHEDKLQVKNIIYHAVKDALAILNYYDSEDEDN